In the Ipomoea triloba cultivar NCNSP0323 chromosome 6, ASM357664v1 genome, one interval contains:
- the LOC116021828 gene encoding LOW QUALITY PROTEIN: probable disease resistance protein At1g52660 (The sequence of the model RefSeq protein was modified relative to this genomic sequence to represent the inferred CDS: inserted 1 base in 1 codon), whose translation MEQIFSFGSKMVGEYMGFDENLETLNVEVDQLYEQANDIKAELMNIERGGQRKRKREVESWLQQVEQLKKHFETFKESIQGRGLIMTNAWKLIKAQQLERMTERVKKLRDEGRNISELTLNVSMVYQLNVDQLSGTTSKFNLEEIYGWVEDENVTSIGVYGTRGVGKTTLVKHIYNQILQNNPRVNVYWVTVSQDFNIRKLQDNIAKITGITISDDENEEQRAAILRNHLVGNNVVLILDNVSDNIHLEKLGVPPRDKGYKLILTTRLLDVCRKIGCQKLFKINVLNEEEAWNLFKEILVQDDHTVLTDAIENHAKELAKKCGGLPLELNTVAASMRGVNDDHXWRNTIKNFPNGSTY comes from the exons ATGGAACAGATATTCTCGTTTGGTAGTAAAATGGTTGGAGAATATATGGGTTTTGATGAAAATTTGGAAACACTAAACGTTGAAGTAGATCAACTTTACGAGCAAGCGAATGACATAAAAGCAGAGTTGATGAACATAGAAAGAGGAGGGCAAAGGAAGAGAAAACGCGAAGTGGAGAGTTGGCTTCAGCAAGTGGAGCAGTTGAAAAAACACTTTGAAACATTCAAGGAAAGCATACAAGGTAGGGGATTAATAATGACGAATGCCTGGAAGTTAATAAAAGCACAACAACTCGAAAGGATGACAGAAAGAGTTAAAAAGCTTAGAGATGAGGGCAGAAATATTAGTGAACTTACACTGAATGTGAGTATGGTATATCAACTCAATGTTGATCAATTATCTGGGACAACGTCTAAATTTAATTTAGAAGAAATATATGGATGGGTGGAAGATGAAAATGTTACTAGTATTGGGGTGTATGGAACAAGAGGTGTTGGGAAGACAACCTTggttaaacatatatataaccaaaTCCTTCAAAACAACCCTCGTGTTAATGTTTACTGGGTTACAGTTTCTCAAGATTTTAACATTAGAAAATTACAAGATAACATTGCCAAAATTACTGGTATTACAATTTCTGATGACGAGAATGAAGAGCAAAGGGCTGCTATTTTACGCAACCATTTAGTGGGAAATAATGTTGTGCTCATATTGGATAACGTGTCGGACAACATTCACTTGGAGAAATTGGGTGTCCCTCCTAGGGATAAGGGTTACAAGCTCATTTTAACTACTCGGCTACTAGATGTGTGTCGTAAGATTGGATGCCAAAAGTTGTTCAAAATTAATGTTCTTAATGAGGAAGAAGCTTGGAATTTGTTCAAGGAAATTTTAGTACAAGATGATCATACTGTACTCACCGATGCTATTGAAAACCATGCAAAAGAATTGGCAAAAAAGTGTGGTGGCTTACCATTGGAACTCAACACTGTAGCTGCAAGCATGCGAGGGGTCAATGATGATC ATTGGAGGAATACCATTAAGAATTTTCCAAATGGTTCTACTTATTAG